One stretch of Oncorhynchus tshawytscha isolate Ot180627B linkage group LG19, Otsh_v2.0, whole genome shotgun sequence DNA includes these proteins:
- the LOC112218569 gene encoding chromodomain-helicase-DNA-binding protein 2 isoform X2 yields MKNKNKKQEDEGSTQSNASSNSASEESNHSGSEYGSQSESEQGRERRRSHHSGESNSSSESGSQSGSQSESQQASAEVNDKPPVKKRDNLADVKKMWEEHPDVYGVRRSNRSRQEPARLNIGAGGSSDSEGESPKRKAARQKRNENTWKSDDSEEQEEDDASSADSEQEEKVRSRRLPARRPQTKSSTVKKQQPPKGRKTRKQESSVEEDDDDDDDEDTPKRQTRRRVAAKVSYKEDLNDFETDSDDLIEMEGAEVEPEDDSETIEKIMDTRTGKKGACGASTTQYAVEENGDPGADFDSEKDEGETHYLIKWKGWSYIHNTWESIDSLTQQKVKGLKKLENFKKKNNELNAWLNKASPEDSEYYNCQQELTTDLNKQFQILERVIATKIGKTQGPSDFPSHSHKNASSSNEPEYLCKWMGLPYSECSWEDGALLGKKFQHCIDSFTNRNSSKTVPSKDCKVLKQRPRFVALKNQPLYIGDENLLLRDYQLDGLNWLAHSWCRCNSVILADEMGLGKTIQTISFLSYLFHQHQLYGPSLVVVPLSTLTSWQREFDTWAPDMNVVVYLGDVMSRKSIRDYEWVCHQTKRIKFNALITTYEILLKDKAVLGNINWAFLGVDEAHRLKNDDSLLYKTLIEFRSNHRLLITGTPLQNSLKELWSLLHFLMPDKFENWEDFESDHGKGTDNGYQSLHKVLEPFLLRRVKKDVEKSLPAKVEQILRVDMSAVQKQYYKWILTRNFRALQKGTRGSSSGFLNIVMELKKCTNHGFLIRQPEEECDTQQEHLQALVRGSGKLVLLDKLLTRLRERGNRVLIFSQMVRMLDILAEYLALKRYPFQRLDGSIKGEIRKQALDHFNAEGSEDFCFLLSTRAGGLGINLASADTVVIFDSDWNPQNDLQAQARAHRIGQKKQVNIYRLVTKGSVEEDIIERAKKKMVLDHLVIQRMDTTGRTVLDNNSGNSNSNPFNKDELTAILKFGAEDLFKEAEGEETEPTEMDIDEILRLAETRESDHGSSATDELLSQFKVANFSNMEESAPDLVERTVPDWDDIIPEDQRRKLEEEQKQKEMEDIYMLPRSRSSNKRPQANDSDSDIGSKLKHRSSGSESETDDSGDDKKPKRRGRPRARKNNVEGFTDAEIRRYSMFIKAYKKFAAPLERLECIARDSELVEKSQADLKRLGELIHNSCVMAVQEHEEHLRENPSEAKGPGKRRGINIKISGVQVNAKSIIQHEEEFEPLHKVVPANPAERNKFQLTCRVKVPHFDVDWDLQDDTQLLLGVYEHGYGNWDLMKTDPDLKLADKIIPDDPDKKPQGKQLQGRVDYLLKTLKKEVESKEVTKDEVKVKQRKPRVKKENKAPKDEQGNYISSPRLSDNPSEEGEVRDDGTEKTPSKKRQKKKDNKENKEKQETPKKEVEKDKRPKSKKEKAKGAKGKKPQGPVHITAGSDPVPIGEDDDELDQETFSICKERMRPVKKALKQLDKPDEGLSVQEQLQHTRTCLLKIGDRITECLKAYSDSEHVKTWRRNLWIFVSKFTEFGARKLHKLYKMAQKKRSQEEEKEHKKKGDDPSGKKKSFRAEASSSSRDSTGTQPSSKSHPGMPRPSPTSPQGHHREGYNKSNNRHFGNDDRGDWQRDRKYNYPGNSNQSWQGERHHPYDAHRYKDHHYGDRHPREDSYRSSCSSYRSGSSNSPRKRPYDQYDNDQDHRDRRAYYDRHPDAKRRRGDDFRPPQDFRSGGGHPQDFRGRMLEQRGPTGQEHFTRPYPDNKPPPLLDPRSPQAQKSPQDSRSPNAERTAERKAAGADLNWNNRKT; encoded by the exons AAATACCTGGAAGAGTGATGACtcggaggagcaggaggaggatgaTGCCAGCAGTGCAGACAGTGAGCAGGAAGAGAAAGTTAGATCCAGACGACTTCCTGCTAGAAG ACCACAGACCAAATCATCTACAGTCAAAAAACAGCAGCCTCCAAAGGGAAGGAAAACCAGGAAACAAGAGTCATCTGTggaggaagatgatgatgatgacgatgatgaagaTACCCCAAAGAGACAAACCCGGCGAAGGGTGGCGGCCAAAGTCAG TTACAAGGAGGACCTGAATGACTTTGAGACAGATTCTGACGACctgatagagatggagggagctgaGGTGGAGCCGGAAGATGACAGCGAGACCATTGAGAAGATCATGGACACCAGAACAGGCAAAAAAGGAG CCTGTGGGGCTTCCACTACCCAGTATGCTGTGGAGGAAAACGGGGACCCCGGAGCAGACTTTGACTCTGAGAAGGATGAAGGAGAGACCCATTACCTGATCAAGTGGAAAGGCTGGTCCTATATCCACAACACCTGGGAGAGCATCGACTCCCTCACTCAACAGAAGGTCAAGGGACTGAAGAAACTAGAGAACTTCAAGAAGAAAAACAATGAGCTCAATGCTTG GTTGAACAAAGCATCCCCCGAGGATTCAGAATACTACAACTGCCAACAAGAGCTAACCACTGACTTAAATAAGCAGTTCCAAATTTTGGAAAGAGtcattg CGACTAAAATAGGGAAGACACAGGGACCATCTGATTTCCCTT CTCACAGCCACAAGAATGCGTCGTCGTCCAATGAGCCGGAGTACCTGTGTAAGTGGATGGGCCTGCCCTATTCAGAGTGCAGCTGGGAGGATGGAGCTCTGCTGGGGAAGAAGTTCCAGCACTGTATAGACAGCTTCACCAACAGGAACTCCAGCAAAACAGTCCCCTCCAAAGACTGCAAA GTGCTGAAACAGAGGCCCAGATTTGTTGCACTGAAGAACCAGCCATTGTACATTGGGGATGAGAACCTGCTGCTGAGAGATTACCAACTAGATGGACTGAACTGGCTGGCTCACTCCTGGTGCAG GTGCAATAGTGTGATCCTGGCTGATGAGATGGGTCTGGGGAAAACCATCCAGACCATCTCATTCCTTTCCTACCTGTTCCACCAGCACCAGCTGTATGGGCCCTCTCTGGTGGTGGTGCCCTTGTCCACCCTCACCTCCTGGCAGAGAGAGTTTGACACCTGGGCCCCCGACATGAACGTGGTGGTCTACCTGGGAGATGTGATGAGCAGGAAATCG ATCCGTGACTATGAGTGGGTATGCCATCAGACGAAGAGAATAAAGTTCAATGCACTTATAACCACGTATGAAATTCTACTGAAAGACAAG GCAGTGTTGGGGAACATAAACTGGGCCTTCCTGGGTGTGGACGAAGCTCACAGGCTGAAGAATGATGACTCCCTGTTGTACAAAACCCTGATCGAGTTCCGGTCCAACCACAGACTTCTAATCACAGGGACACCACTGCAGAACTCTCTCAAAGAACTATGGTCCCTTCTGCACTTCCTCATGCCTGACAA GTTTGAGAATTGGGAAGATTTTGAAAGCGACCATGGTAAAGGGACTGACAATGGCTACCAGAGCCTCCACAAAGTCCTTGAGCCCTTCCTCCTGAGGCGTGTCAAGAAGGATGTGGAGAAATCCCTGCCTGCCAAGGTAGAACAGATCCTCCGTGTGGACATGTCCGCCGTGCAGAAGCAGTACTACAA GTGGATTCTGACCAGGAACTTCAGAGCCTTGCAGAAAGGCACCCGAGGCAGCTCCTCTGGTTTCCTCAACATCGTCATGGAGCTGAAGAAGTGCACTAACCATGGTTTCCTCATCAGGCAGCCCGAGGAGGAGTGTGACACTCAACAGGAGCACCTGCAG GCATTGGTGAGGGGCAGTGGGAAGCTGGTGCTACTAGACAAGCTGCTGACCAGACTTCGGGAGAGGGGCAACCGAGTCCTCATCTTCTCCCAGATGGTGCGGATGTTGGACATTCTGGCTGAGTACCTGGCCCTGAAGCGCTACCCATTCCAG cGCCTGGACGGTTCCATAAAGGGAGAAATACGAAAACAGGCACTTGACCACTTTAATGCTGAAGGCTCTGAG gACTTCTGTTTCCTGCTGTCCACCAGGGCTGGAGGGCTGGGGATCAACCTGGCATCTGCAGACACTGTGGTCATCTTTGACTCTGACTGGAATCCTCAGAACGACCTGCAGGCTCAGGCCAGGGCTCACAGGATTGGCCAGAAGAAACAG GTGAATATCTATCGCTTGGTCACAAAGGGATCTGTGGAGGAAGACATTATTGAGCGAGCCAAGAAGAAGATGGTTTTGGACCATCTTGTCATTCAGAGAATGGACACCACTGGTCGAACTGTACTGGATAACAACTCTGGAAATTCTAA TTCCAACCCATTCAACAAAGATGAGTTGACTGCCATCCTGAAGTTTGGAGCTGAAGATCTGTTCaaagaggcagaaggagaggagactgaaCCTACG GAGATGGATATCGATGAGATCTTGCGGTTGGCTGAAACCAGAGAAAGCGACCACGGATCCAGTGCCACAGATGAGCTTCTCTCTCAGTTCAAG GTGGCAAACTTCTCCAACATGGAGGAGAGTGCTCCAGACCTGGTGGAGCGGACGGTACCTGACTGGGACGACATCATCCCTGAGGACCAGAGGCGGAAGCTGGAGGAGGAGCAGAAGCAGAAGGAGATGGAGGACATCTACATGCTGCCCAGGAGCAGGAGCTCCAACAAGAGG CCCCAGGCTAAcgacagtgacagtgacattgGCTCCAAGCTGAAGCACCGTTCCTCAGGCTCTGAGAGTGAGACGGACGACAGCGGCGATGACAAGAAGCCAAAGAGGAGAGGCAGGCCCAGAGCCCGCAAGAACAACGTGGAGGGTTTTACTGATGCAGAGATCCgcaggtacagtat GTTCATCAAGGCTTACAAGAAATTTGCAGCTCCGCTTGAAAGGCTGGAGTGCATTGCCCGGGACTCTGAGCTGGTGGAAAAATCCCAGGCAGACCTGAAGAGACTGGGAGAGCTGATCCACAACAGCTGTGTGATGGCTGTCCAAGAGCACGAAGAGCACCTCAGAGAGAACCCCAGTGAAG CCAAAGGTCCTGGGAAGCGCAGAGGTATAAACATAAAAATCTCAGGAGTGCAGGTCAATGCCAAGTCCATCATTCAGCATGAGGAGGAGTTTGAGCCACTGCACAAAGTTGTGCCAGCTAATCCTGCTGAGAGAAACAA GTTCCAACTGACTTGCAGAGTGAAGGTGCCGCACTTTGACGTGGACTGGGATCTGCAGGATGACACTCAACTGTTGCTGGGGGTCTATGAGCATGGCTACGGCAACTGGGATCTGATGAAGACCGATCCGGATCTCAAACTTGCAGACAAG ATTATCCCCGATGACCCAGATAAGAAACCCCAAGGGAAGCAGTTGCAGGGCAGAGTGGACTATCTTCTGAAGACGTTGAAGAAAGAAGTGGAGAGTAAAGAAGTCACTAAGGACGAG GTCAAAGTGAAGCAGAGGAAGCCTCGGGTGAAGAAAGAGAACAAGGCCCCGAAAGATGAGCAGGGAAATTACATTTCCTCCCCTCGCCTGTCAGACAACCCCTCCGAGGAAGGGGAGGTGAGG gatgACGGGACAGAAAAAACTCCCTCAaagaagagacagaagaaaaAGGATAACAAAGAGAACAAAGAAAAACAGGAAACTCCTAAAAAAGAGGTGGAAAAAGACAAACGTCCCAAGTCAAAAAAAGAAAAG GCTAAAGGAGCCAAAGGGAAGAAGCCCCAGGGGCCGGTCCACATTACTGCTGGAAGTGACCCTGTTCCCATCGGAGAGGATGACGACGAGCTGGACCAGGAGACCTTCAGCATT tgtaagGAGCGCATGAGGCCGGTGAAGAAGGCTCTGAAGCAGCTGGATAAGCCTGACGAAGGCCTGTCTGTTCAGGAGCAGCTCCAACACACACGCACCTGCCTGCTGAAGATAGGAGACCGCATCACTGAGTGCCTTAAAGCCTACAGCGACTCAGAGCATGTCAAAACATGGCGTCG GAATCTCTGGATTTTTGTGTCCAAGTTCACAGAGTTTGGAGCGAGGAAGCTTCACAAGCTGTACAAGATGGCTCAGAAGAAGCGgtctcaggaggaggag AAGGAGCATAAAAAAAAGGGGGATGACCCGTCGGGCAAGAAGAAGTCTTTCAGAGCAGAGGCGTCTAGTTCCAGTCGAgactccaccggcacccagccaTCGTCTAAGTCTCATCCAGGCATGCCTCGCCCCTCTCCCACATCCCCCCAAGGTCACCACAGAGAAGGCTATAACAAATCCAACAACAGACACTTTGGAAATGATG ATCGAGGAGATTGGCAGAGAGATCGTAAATACAACTACCCTGGAAATAGCAATCAATCCTGGCAAGGCGAGCGACATCATCCATATGACGCCCATCGGTATAAGGACCATCACTATGGCGACCGTCATCCACGTGAAGACTCCTACCGCAGTAGCTGTAGTAGTTACCGTAGCGGCAGCAGCAACTCCCCGCGGAAGAGGCCATATGACCAGTATGACAACGACCAGGATCACAGGGACCGCCGGGCCTATTATGACAG ACATCCAGACGCCAAGCGTAGACGCGGCGATGACTTCCGTCCTCCCCAAGACTTCAGGAGTGGAGGAGGCCATCCCCAGGACTTCAGGGGGAGGATGCTGGAGCAAAGGGGGCCAACAGGGCAAGAACACTTCACCCGGCCCTATCCAGACAACAAACCCCCTCCCCTGCTGGACCCACGCTCCCCACAGGCTCAGAAGTCCCCCCAGGACTCACGCTCGCCAAACGCAGAGCGGACTGCAGAGCGTAAAGCAGCAGGGGCtgatttaaactggaacaacagGAAGACATGA
- the LOC112218569 gene encoding chromodomain-helicase-DNA-binding protein 2 isoform X1 has product MKNKNKKQEDEGSTQSNASSNSASEESNHSGSEYGSQSESEQGRERRRSHHSGESNSSSESGSQSGSQSESQQASAEVNDKPPVKKRDNLADVKKMWEEHPDVYGVRRSNRSRQEPARLNIGAGGSSDSEGESPKRKAARQKRNENTWKSDDSEEQEEDDASSADSEQEEKVRSRRLPARRPQTKSSTVKKQQPPKGRKTRKQESSVEEDDDDDDDEDTPKRQTRRRVAAKVSYKEDLNDFETDSDDLIEMEGAEVEPEDDSETIEKIMDTRTGKKGACGASTTQYAVEENGDPGADFDSEKDEGETHYLIKWKGWSYIHNTWESIDSLTQQKVKGLKKLENFKKKNNELNAWLNKASPEDSEYYNCQQELTTDLNKQFQILERVIATKIGKTQGPSDFPSHSHKNASSSNEPEYLCKWMGLPYSECSWEDGALLGKKFQHCIDSFTNRNSSKTVPSKDCKVSEVLKQRPRFVALKNQPLYIGDENLLLRDYQLDGLNWLAHSWCRCNSVILADEMGLGKTIQTISFLSYLFHQHQLYGPSLVVVPLSTLTSWQREFDTWAPDMNVVVYLGDVMSRKSIRDYEWVCHQTKRIKFNALITTYEILLKDKAVLGNINWAFLGVDEAHRLKNDDSLLYKTLIEFRSNHRLLITGTPLQNSLKELWSLLHFLMPDKFENWEDFESDHGKGTDNGYQSLHKVLEPFLLRRVKKDVEKSLPAKVEQILRVDMSAVQKQYYKWILTRNFRALQKGTRGSSSGFLNIVMELKKCTNHGFLIRQPEEECDTQQEHLQALVRGSGKLVLLDKLLTRLRERGNRVLIFSQMVRMLDILAEYLALKRYPFQRLDGSIKGEIRKQALDHFNAEGSEDFCFLLSTRAGGLGINLASADTVVIFDSDWNPQNDLQAQARAHRIGQKKQVNIYRLVTKGSVEEDIIERAKKKMVLDHLVIQRMDTTGRTVLDNNSGNSNSNPFNKDELTAILKFGAEDLFKEAEGEETEPTEMDIDEILRLAETRESDHGSSATDELLSQFKVANFSNMEESAPDLVERTVPDWDDIIPEDQRRKLEEEQKQKEMEDIYMLPRSRSSNKRPQANDSDSDIGSKLKHRSSGSESETDDSGDDKKPKRRGRPRARKNNVEGFTDAEIRRYSMFIKAYKKFAAPLERLECIARDSELVEKSQADLKRLGELIHNSCVMAVQEHEEHLRENPSEAKGPGKRRGINIKISGVQVNAKSIIQHEEEFEPLHKVVPANPAERNKFQLTCRVKVPHFDVDWDLQDDTQLLLGVYEHGYGNWDLMKTDPDLKLADKIIPDDPDKKPQGKQLQGRVDYLLKTLKKEVESKEVTKDEVKVKQRKPRVKKENKAPKDEQGNYISSPRLSDNPSEEGEVRDDGTEKTPSKKRQKKKDNKENKEKQETPKKEVEKDKRPKSKKEKAKGAKGKKPQGPVHITAGSDPVPIGEDDDELDQETFSICKERMRPVKKALKQLDKPDEGLSVQEQLQHTRTCLLKIGDRITECLKAYSDSEHVKTWRRNLWIFVSKFTEFGARKLHKLYKMAQKKRSQEEEKEHKKKGDDPSGKKKSFRAEASSSSRDSTGTQPSSKSHPGMPRPSPTSPQGHHREGYNKSNNRHFGNDDRGDWQRDRKYNYPGNSNQSWQGERHHPYDAHRYKDHHYGDRHPREDSYRSSCSSYRSGSSNSPRKRPYDQYDNDQDHRDRRAYYDRHPDAKRRRGDDFRPPQDFRSGGGHPQDFRGRMLEQRGPTGQEHFTRPYPDNKPPPLLDPRSPQAQKSPQDSRSPNAERTAERKAAGADLNWNNRKT; this is encoded by the exons AAATACCTGGAAGAGTGATGACtcggaggagcaggaggaggatgaTGCCAGCAGTGCAGACAGTGAGCAGGAAGAGAAAGTTAGATCCAGACGACTTCCTGCTAGAAG ACCACAGACCAAATCATCTACAGTCAAAAAACAGCAGCCTCCAAAGGGAAGGAAAACCAGGAAACAAGAGTCATCTGTggaggaagatgatgatgatgacgatgatgaagaTACCCCAAAGAGACAAACCCGGCGAAGGGTGGCGGCCAAAGTCAG TTACAAGGAGGACCTGAATGACTTTGAGACAGATTCTGACGACctgatagagatggagggagctgaGGTGGAGCCGGAAGATGACAGCGAGACCATTGAGAAGATCATGGACACCAGAACAGGCAAAAAAGGAG CCTGTGGGGCTTCCACTACCCAGTATGCTGTGGAGGAAAACGGGGACCCCGGAGCAGACTTTGACTCTGAGAAGGATGAAGGAGAGACCCATTACCTGATCAAGTGGAAAGGCTGGTCCTATATCCACAACACCTGGGAGAGCATCGACTCCCTCACTCAACAGAAGGTCAAGGGACTGAAGAAACTAGAGAACTTCAAGAAGAAAAACAATGAGCTCAATGCTTG GTTGAACAAAGCATCCCCCGAGGATTCAGAATACTACAACTGCCAACAAGAGCTAACCACTGACTTAAATAAGCAGTTCCAAATTTTGGAAAGAGtcattg CGACTAAAATAGGGAAGACACAGGGACCATCTGATTTCCCTT CTCACAGCCACAAGAATGCGTCGTCGTCCAATGAGCCGGAGTACCTGTGTAAGTGGATGGGCCTGCCCTATTCAGAGTGCAGCTGGGAGGATGGAGCTCTGCTGGGGAAGAAGTTCCAGCACTGTATAGACAGCTTCACCAACAGGAACTCCAGCAAAACAGTCCCCTCCAAAGACTGCAAAGTGAGTGAG GTGCTGAAACAGAGGCCCAGATTTGTTGCACTGAAGAACCAGCCATTGTACATTGGGGATGAGAACCTGCTGCTGAGAGATTACCAACTAGATGGACTGAACTGGCTGGCTCACTCCTGGTGCAG GTGCAATAGTGTGATCCTGGCTGATGAGATGGGTCTGGGGAAAACCATCCAGACCATCTCATTCCTTTCCTACCTGTTCCACCAGCACCAGCTGTATGGGCCCTCTCTGGTGGTGGTGCCCTTGTCCACCCTCACCTCCTGGCAGAGAGAGTTTGACACCTGGGCCCCCGACATGAACGTGGTGGTCTACCTGGGAGATGTGATGAGCAGGAAATCG ATCCGTGACTATGAGTGGGTATGCCATCAGACGAAGAGAATAAAGTTCAATGCACTTATAACCACGTATGAAATTCTACTGAAAGACAAG GCAGTGTTGGGGAACATAAACTGGGCCTTCCTGGGTGTGGACGAAGCTCACAGGCTGAAGAATGATGACTCCCTGTTGTACAAAACCCTGATCGAGTTCCGGTCCAACCACAGACTTCTAATCACAGGGACACCACTGCAGAACTCTCTCAAAGAACTATGGTCCCTTCTGCACTTCCTCATGCCTGACAA GTTTGAGAATTGGGAAGATTTTGAAAGCGACCATGGTAAAGGGACTGACAATGGCTACCAGAGCCTCCACAAAGTCCTTGAGCCCTTCCTCCTGAGGCGTGTCAAGAAGGATGTGGAGAAATCCCTGCCTGCCAAGGTAGAACAGATCCTCCGTGTGGACATGTCCGCCGTGCAGAAGCAGTACTACAA GTGGATTCTGACCAGGAACTTCAGAGCCTTGCAGAAAGGCACCCGAGGCAGCTCCTCTGGTTTCCTCAACATCGTCATGGAGCTGAAGAAGTGCACTAACCATGGTTTCCTCATCAGGCAGCCCGAGGAGGAGTGTGACACTCAACAGGAGCACCTGCAG GCATTGGTGAGGGGCAGTGGGAAGCTGGTGCTACTAGACAAGCTGCTGACCAGACTTCGGGAGAGGGGCAACCGAGTCCTCATCTTCTCCCAGATGGTGCGGATGTTGGACATTCTGGCTGAGTACCTGGCCCTGAAGCGCTACCCATTCCAG cGCCTGGACGGTTCCATAAAGGGAGAAATACGAAAACAGGCACTTGACCACTTTAATGCTGAAGGCTCTGAG gACTTCTGTTTCCTGCTGTCCACCAGGGCTGGAGGGCTGGGGATCAACCTGGCATCTGCAGACACTGTGGTCATCTTTGACTCTGACTGGAATCCTCAGAACGACCTGCAGGCTCAGGCCAGGGCTCACAGGATTGGCCAGAAGAAACAG GTGAATATCTATCGCTTGGTCACAAAGGGATCTGTGGAGGAAGACATTATTGAGCGAGCCAAGAAGAAGATGGTTTTGGACCATCTTGTCATTCAGAGAATGGACACCACTGGTCGAACTGTACTGGATAACAACTCTGGAAATTCTAA TTCCAACCCATTCAACAAAGATGAGTTGACTGCCATCCTGAAGTTTGGAGCTGAAGATCTGTTCaaagaggcagaaggagaggagactgaaCCTACG GAGATGGATATCGATGAGATCTTGCGGTTGGCTGAAACCAGAGAAAGCGACCACGGATCCAGTGCCACAGATGAGCTTCTCTCTCAGTTCAAG GTGGCAAACTTCTCCAACATGGAGGAGAGTGCTCCAGACCTGGTGGAGCGGACGGTACCTGACTGGGACGACATCATCCCTGAGGACCAGAGGCGGAAGCTGGAGGAGGAGCAGAAGCAGAAGGAGATGGAGGACATCTACATGCTGCCCAGGAGCAGGAGCTCCAACAAGAGG CCCCAGGCTAAcgacagtgacagtgacattgGCTCCAAGCTGAAGCACCGTTCCTCAGGCTCTGAGAGTGAGACGGACGACAGCGGCGATGACAAGAAGCCAAAGAGGAGAGGCAGGCCCAGAGCCCGCAAGAACAACGTGGAGGGTTTTACTGATGCAGAGATCCgcaggtacagtat GTTCATCAAGGCTTACAAGAAATTTGCAGCTCCGCTTGAAAGGCTGGAGTGCATTGCCCGGGACTCTGAGCTGGTGGAAAAATCCCAGGCAGACCTGAAGAGACTGGGAGAGCTGATCCACAACAGCTGTGTGATGGCTGTCCAAGAGCACGAAGAGCACCTCAGAGAGAACCCCAGTGAAG CCAAAGGTCCTGGGAAGCGCAGAGGTATAAACATAAAAATCTCAGGAGTGCAGGTCAATGCCAAGTCCATCATTCAGCATGAGGAGGAGTTTGAGCCACTGCACAAAGTTGTGCCAGCTAATCCTGCTGAGAGAAACAA GTTCCAACTGACTTGCAGAGTGAAGGTGCCGCACTTTGACGTGGACTGGGATCTGCAGGATGACACTCAACTGTTGCTGGGGGTCTATGAGCATGGCTACGGCAACTGGGATCTGATGAAGACCGATCCGGATCTCAAACTTGCAGACAAG ATTATCCCCGATGACCCAGATAAGAAACCCCAAGGGAAGCAGTTGCAGGGCAGAGTGGACTATCTTCTGAAGACGTTGAAGAAAGAAGTGGAGAGTAAAGAAGTCACTAAGGACGAG GTCAAAGTGAAGCAGAGGAAGCCTCGGGTGAAGAAAGAGAACAAGGCCCCGAAAGATGAGCAGGGAAATTACATTTCCTCCCCTCGCCTGTCAGACAACCCCTCCGAGGAAGGGGAGGTGAGG gatgACGGGACAGAAAAAACTCCCTCAaagaagagacagaagaaaaAGGATAACAAAGAGAACAAAGAAAAACAGGAAACTCCTAAAAAAGAGGTGGAAAAAGACAAACGTCCCAAGTCAAAAAAAGAAAAG GCTAAAGGAGCCAAAGGGAAGAAGCCCCAGGGGCCGGTCCACATTACTGCTGGAAGTGACCCTGTTCCCATCGGAGAGGATGACGACGAGCTGGACCAGGAGACCTTCAGCATT tgtaagGAGCGCATGAGGCCGGTGAAGAAGGCTCTGAAGCAGCTGGATAAGCCTGACGAAGGCCTGTCTGTTCAGGAGCAGCTCCAACACACACGCACCTGCCTGCTGAAGATAGGAGACCGCATCACTGAGTGCCTTAAAGCCTACAGCGACTCAGAGCATGTCAAAACATGGCGTCG GAATCTCTGGATTTTTGTGTCCAAGTTCACAGAGTTTGGAGCGAGGAAGCTTCACAAGCTGTACAAGATGGCTCAGAAGAAGCGgtctcaggaggaggag AAGGAGCATAAAAAAAAGGGGGATGACCCGTCGGGCAAGAAGAAGTCTTTCAGAGCAGAGGCGTCTAGTTCCAGTCGAgactccaccggcacccagccaTCGTCTAAGTCTCATCCAGGCATGCCTCGCCCCTCTCCCACATCCCCCCAAGGTCACCACAGAGAAGGCTATAACAAATCCAACAACAGACACTTTGGAAATGATG ATCGAGGAGATTGGCAGAGAGATCGTAAATACAACTACCCTGGAAATAGCAATCAATCCTGGCAAGGCGAGCGACATCATCCATATGACGCCCATCGGTATAAGGACCATCACTATGGCGACCGTCATCCACGTGAAGACTCCTACCGCAGTAGCTGTAGTAGTTACCGTAGCGGCAGCAGCAACTCCCCGCGGAAGAGGCCATATGACCAGTATGACAACGACCAGGATCACAGGGACCGCCGGGCCTATTATGACAG ACATCCAGACGCCAAGCGTAGACGCGGCGATGACTTCCGTCCTCCCCAAGACTTCAGGAGTGGAGGAGGCCATCCCCAGGACTTCAGGGGGAGGATGCTGGAGCAAAGGGGGCCAACAGGGCAAGAACACTTCACCCGGCCCTATCCAGACAACAAACCCCCTCCCCTGCTGGACCCACGCTCCCCACAGGCTCAGAAGTCCCCCCAGGACTCACGCTCGCCAAACGCAGAGCGGACTGCAGAGCGTAAAGCAGCAGGGGCtgatttaaactggaacaacagGAAGACATGA